A DNA window from Micromonospora sp. NBC_01739 contains the following coding sequences:
- a CDS encoding FAD-dependent oxidoreductase: MAASGRAVVIGASLGGLLAARALVDSFTEVILLDRDAPPAEPVHRRGVPQGRHVHVLLARGRQALECLLPELGAELYRLGATPVDLHGQVHWYNDGHRMRSARSDLTGFGMSRPLLEQAVRQRILALPGVRLVPDCEVTGLLATADGRRVTGVRLAPREGRAATLTADLVVDAGGRASRSPTWLAELGYPAVEQERVEVGVTYVTRRYRREDGQLEDKLGVLSNAIPGRARYGVVAPQEGGRFAVTMAGILGEAPPVDEPGFIRYATSLAAPQVGELVRQAQPLDEPVLMRFPASVRRRYERLSRFPDGLLIFADALCSLNPVYGQGITVAAVQALLLRSLLARGRHRLARRFFRRAARVIDGPWSIAVGTDLRFPGVTGRRTWKVRFVNAYLARLHVAAARDAVLGAAFLRVVNLIDPPARLLGPDVMLRVLLGRRQRPSASSMAR; the protein is encoded by the coding sequence ATGGCAGCCTCCGGTCGCGCCGTCGTCATCGGAGCCAGTCTGGGCGGATTGCTCGCGGCCCGGGCGCTGGTGGACAGCTTCACCGAGGTGATCCTGCTGGACCGCGACGCCCCGCCGGCCGAACCGGTGCATCGCCGGGGGGTACCGCAGGGCCGGCACGTACACGTCCTGCTGGCCCGGGGTCGGCAGGCCCTGGAGTGTCTGCTGCCCGAACTCGGCGCCGAGTTGTACCGCCTCGGGGCCACCCCGGTCGACCTGCACGGGCAGGTGCACTGGTACAACGACGGCCACCGGATGCGGTCGGCCCGCTCCGACCTGACCGGCTTCGGCATGAGCCGCCCGCTGCTGGAACAGGCCGTCCGGCAACGGATCCTGGCCCTGCCCGGGGTACGCCTGGTGCCCGACTGCGAGGTGACCGGCCTGCTGGCCACCGCCGATGGCCGCCGGGTCACCGGGGTACGGCTGGCCCCCCGCGAGGGCCGGGCAGCGACCCTGACCGCCGATCTCGTGGTCGACGCCGGTGGCCGGGCCAGCCGCAGCCCGACCTGGCTGGCCGAACTCGGCTACCCGGCAGTCGAACAGGAACGTGTCGAGGTGGGGGTCACCTACGTCACCCGCCGGTACCGGCGCGAGGACGGCCAACTGGAGGACAAGCTCGGCGTACTGTCCAACGCGATACCGGGGCGGGCCCGCTACGGGGTGGTCGCACCCCAGGAGGGCGGGCGGTTCGCGGTCACCATGGCCGGCATCCTGGGCGAGGCGCCGCCGGTCGACGAGCCCGGATTCATCCGGTACGCCACCTCGCTGGCCGCCCCGCAGGTCGGGGAACTGGTCCGGCAGGCCCAGCCGCTGGACGAGCCGGTGCTGATGCGCTTCCCGGCCAGCGTCCGACGCCGGTACGAACGACTGTCCCGGTTCCCGGACGGCCTGCTGATCTTCGCCGATGCCCTGTGCAGCCTGAACCCGGTCTACGGGCAGGGCATCACGGTCGCCGCCGTACAGGCCCTGCTGCTGCGGAGCCTGCTGGCCCGGGGCCGCCACCGGCTGGCCCGGCGGTTCTTCCGGCGGGCGGCCCGGGTGATCGACGGGCCCTGGTCCATCGCGGTCGGCACCGACCTGCGCTTCCCGGGAGTCACCGGGCGGCGTACCTGGAAGGTCCGGTTCGTCAACGCCTACCTGGCCCGGCTGCATGTCGCGGCCGCGCGCGACGCGGTGCTCGGCGCCGCCTTCCTGCGGGTGGTCAACCTGATCGACCCGCCGGCCCGGCTGCTGGGCCCGGACGTGATGCTCCGGGTACTCCTCGGCAGACGTCAGCGCCCCTCTGCCTCGTCCATGGCCCGGTAG
- a CDS encoding cytidine deaminase: MRDTDRALVQAASAVAKLRCRSAAHTLATAARTADGRVVSAVNVVHPTAGACPEVVALGTAVTQGVGELETMVTVGDRGRSLVAPCDACRRLLGDLLPSLRVIIGPLDDPRVLPITDLPPTTPH; this comes from the coding sequence ATGCGTGACACCGATCGGGCGTTGGTGCAGGCGGCCAGCGCGGTGGCGAAGCTGCGCTGCCGTAGTGCTGCCCACACTCTCGCCACCGCGGCCCGTACCGCCGATGGTCGGGTCGTCTCCGCCGTGAATGTGGTGCACCCCACGGCAGGAGCATGCCCCGAGGTGGTCGCGCTCGGCACCGCCGTCACCCAGGGTGTGGGCGAACTGGAGACGATGGTCACGGTCGGGGACCGCGGCCGGTCCCTGGTCGCCCCCTGCGACGCCTGCCGCCGACTCCTGGGCGACCTGCTCCCGTCGCTGCGCGTGATCATCGGCCCCCTCGACGACCCCCGAGTCCTACCGATCACCGACCTCCCCCCAACCACCCCCCACTGA
- the hrpA gene encoding ATP-dependent RNA helicase HrpA → MQNPVSPAATDPIRALQRRLPPLMFRDQRQLRRRLDGVRRLHDPQRRESTLAEIAAEVAAAEGRLERRRAALPKITYPAALPVSERKDDIAAAIRDHQVVIVAGETGSGKTTQLPKICLELGRGISGLIGHTQPRRLAARTVADRIAEELGTELGDVVGYKVRFTDQVSEQSLVKLMTDGILLAELQTDRMLRQYDTLIIDEAHERSLNIDFILGYLRQLLPRRPDLKVIITSATIETDRFARHFAGPPTEEHPEGVPAPVVEVSGRTYPVEVRYRPLIEVAEADEEEADEENVRDQIQAIGDAVEELAAEGPGDILVFLSGEREIRDTADALGKLVQNKRSLLGTEILPLYARLSVAEQHRVFAPHSGRRVVLATNVAETSLTVPGIKYVVDPGTARISRYSQRLKVQRLPIEPVSQASANQRKGRCGRTSDGICIRLYDEQDFQSRPEFTDPEILRTNLASVILQMTAIGLGDIAAFPFIDPPDRRNIADGVNLLHELGALDPAETDPDRRLTALGRRLAQLPVDPRLARMVLEGERNGCATEVMVIAAALSIQDPRERPADKQAQADQAHARFTDKESDFVAFLNLWRYLREQQKELSSSAFRRMCKAEYLNYLRVREWQDIVSQLRQVLRTAEQEGRGRGRRGADEEAPRGGGRRQAGADLPEEIDTPKVHQSLLPGLLSHVGLKDAQKNEYLGARGAKFGLFPGSALFKKPPRWVMAAELVETSRLWGRVNGRIEPEWVEPLAQHLVKRSYSEPHWEKKQAAVMAYEKVTLYGVPLVTSRKVNFGRIDPVLSRELFIRHALVEGDWSTHHQFWRDNERLRTELEELESRARRRDILVDDETIFQFYEERIPAEVVSGRHFDTWWKKTRREQPDLLTFTRELLVNAGRGGVDEADFPDQWRTEGVELPLTYTFEPGSPVDGVTVDIPLPLLNQVPAESFDWQVPGLREELVIALIRSLPKPVRRNFVPVPDYARAVLAAITPGEEPLLEALTRQLRRMTGVTVPREAWDPSKLPNHLRVTFRVLGEDDKPVAEGKDLPALQRRLKAEVRQVVAAAAPEVARTGLTGWEIGTLPRTIEQVRAGYAVTAYPALVDEGTTVGVRVFDSPAEQEAAHWAGTRRLLRLTVPSPAKFLAGRLSNEAKLALSRNPHGGVQALIEDATGAAIDKLIGDAGGPVWDPEGFAALRDKVRAGLVDTVTEVMERVRAVLAAAYAVQQRLGATRNLAVVAALADIRNQLTGLVHAGFITEVGYARLSDLLRYLTAIERRLDRLPGNPPRDKQLQDRIAVVQREYDEMLAALPPARRGSVAVRQIRWMIEELRVSVFAQALGTPYPISEQRIYRAMDEAEGR, encoded by the coding sequence ATGCAGAATCCAGTCTCACCTGCCGCGACCGACCCGATCCGCGCGTTGCAGCGTCGCCTTCCCCCGTTGATGTTCCGCGACCAGCGCCAGCTGCGCCGACGGCTGGACGGGGTGCGCAGGCTGCACGACCCGCAGCGGCGGGAGTCGACGCTGGCCGAGATCGCGGCCGAGGTGGCGGCGGCGGAAGGGCGGCTGGAACGGCGCCGGGCCGCGCTGCCGAAGATCACCTATCCGGCGGCGCTGCCGGTCAGCGAGCGTAAGGACGATATCGCCGCCGCCATCCGGGATCACCAGGTGGTGATCGTGGCCGGTGAGACCGGGTCGGGCAAGACCACCCAGTTGCCGAAGATCTGCCTGGAGCTGGGGCGTGGGATCAGCGGGCTGATCGGGCACACCCAGCCTCGTCGGCTGGCCGCGCGTACGGTGGCCGACCGGATCGCCGAGGAGTTGGGCACCGAGCTGGGCGACGTGGTCGGCTACAAGGTGCGCTTCACCGACCAGGTCAGTGAGCAGAGCCTGGTCAAGCTGATGACCGACGGCATTCTGCTGGCCGAGTTGCAGACCGACCGGATGCTGCGCCAGTACGACACCCTGATCATCGACGAGGCGCATGAGCGCAGCCTCAACATCGACTTCATTCTGGGCTATCTCAGGCAGCTGCTCCCCCGCCGACCCGACCTCAAGGTGATCATCACCTCGGCGACGATCGAGACCGACCGGTTCGCCCGGCACTTCGCCGGACCGCCGACCGAGGAGCATCCCGAGGGCGTACCGGCGCCGGTGGTCGAGGTGTCCGGGCGGACCTACCCGGTCGAGGTGCGTTACCGGCCGCTGATCGAGGTGGCGGAGGCCGACGAGGAGGAGGCGGACGAGGAGAACGTCCGCGACCAGATCCAGGCCATCGGCGACGCGGTCGAGGAGCTGGCCGCCGAGGGGCCCGGCGACATCCTGGTCTTCCTCAGCGGGGAGCGGGAGATCCGGGACACCGCGGACGCGCTGGGCAAGCTGGTGCAGAACAAGCGGTCGCTGCTCGGCACCGAGATCCTGCCGTTGTACGCCCGGCTGAGCGTCGCCGAGCAGCACCGGGTCTTCGCCCCGCACAGCGGGCGGCGGGTGGTGTTGGCGACGAATGTCGCGGAGACCTCGCTGACCGTGCCCGGCATCAAGTACGTGGTCGATCCGGGTACCGCCCGGATCTCCCGCTACTCGCAGCGCCTGAAGGTGCAGCGGCTGCCGATCGAGCCGGTGTCGCAGGCCAGTGCCAACCAGCGCAAGGGCCGCTGTGGGCGTACCTCGGACGGTATCTGCATCCGGCTCTACGACGAGCAGGACTTCCAGTCGCGGCCCGAGTTCACCGACCCGGAGATCCTGCGTACCAACCTGGCCTCGGTCATCCTCCAGATGACCGCGATCGGCCTGGGCGACATCGCCGCCTTCCCGTTCATCGACCCTCCGGATCGACGCAACATCGCCGACGGGGTCAACCTGCTGCACGAGTTGGGTGCCCTGGACCCGGCCGAGACCGACCCGGACCGGCGACTCACCGCGCTCGGGCGGCGGTTGGCCCAGCTTCCGGTGGACCCCCGGCTGGCCCGGATGGTGCTCGAAGGGGAGCGCAACGGCTGCGCCACCGAGGTGATGGTGATCGCCGCGGCGTTGTCGATCCAGGATCCGCGTGAGCGGCCGGCCGACAAGCAGGCCCAGGCCGACCAGGCGCACGCCCGGTTCACCGACAAAGAGTCGGACTTCGTGGCGTTTCTTAACCTGTGGCGGTATCTGCGCGAGCAGCAGAAGGAGCTGTCCTCCAGCGCCTTCCGTCGGATGTGCAAGGCCGAGTACCTCAACTACCTGCGGGTACGCGAGTGGCAGGACATCGTCAGCCAGTTGCGCCAGGTGTTGCGTACCGCCGAGCAGGAGGGTCGGGGACGCGGACGGCGAGGCGCCGACGAGGAGGCCCCGCGCGGCGGCGGGCGACGCCAGGCCGGTGCGGACCTGCCGGAGGAGATCGACACCCCTAAGGTGCACCAGTCCCTGCTGCCCGGCCTGCTGTCCCATGTCGGCCTCAAGGACGCCCAGAAGAACGAGTACCTGGGGGCCCGGGGGGCGAAGTTCGGGCTGTTCCCCGGCTCGGCGTTGTTCAAGAAGCCGCCGCGTTGGGTGATGGCCGCCGAGTTGGTGGAGACCTCCCGGCTGTGGGGTCGGGTGAACGGCCGGATCGAACCCGAGTGGGTCGAACCGCTGGCCCAGCACCTGGTCAAACGCAGCTACAGCGAGCCGCACTGGGAGAAGAAGCAGGCGGCCGTGATGGCGTACGAGAAGGTGACCCTCTACGGGGTGCCCCTGGTCACCTCCCGCAAGGTCAACTTCGGTCGGATCGATCCGGTGCTGAGCCGGGAGTTGTTCATCCGGCACGCGCTGGTGGAGGGCGACTGGTCCACCCACCACCAGTTCTGGCGGGACAACGAGCGGCTGCGCACCGAGCTGGAGGAGCTGGAGAGTCGGGCCCGGCGGCGGGACATCCTGGTCGACGACGAGACCATCTTCCAGTTCTACGAGGAGCGGATTCCCGCCGAGGTGGTCTCCGGGCGGCACTTCGACACCTGGTGGAAGAAGACCCGCCGGGAGCAGCCCGACCTGCTCACCTTCACCCGTGAGCTGCTGGTCAACGCCGGTCGGGGCGGGGTGGACGAGGCGGACTTCCCCGACCAGTGGCGCACCGAGGGTGTCGAGTTGCCGTTGACGTACACCTTCGAGCCCGGCTCCCCGGTCGACGGGGTGACCGTCGACATCCCGTTGCCGCTGCTCAACCAGGTACCGGCGGAGAGCTTCGACTGGCAGGTGCCCGGCCTGCGGGAGGAACTGGTCATCGCGTTGATCCGCTCCCTGCCCAAGCCGGTGCGGCGCAACTTCGTACCGGTGCCGGACTACGCCCGCGCCGTGCTGGCCGCGATCACCCCCGGCGAGGAACCCCTGCTGGAGGCGTTGACCCGGCAGCTGCGCCGGATGACCGGGGTGACCGTGCCCCGCGAGGCCTGGGATCCGAGCAAGCTGCCGAACCACCTGCGGGTCACCTTCCGGGTGCTCGGCGAGGACGACAAACCGGTAGCCGAGGGCAAGGACCTGCCGGCCCTGCAACGCCGACTCAAGGCGGAGGTACGCCAGGTGGTGGCGGCCGCCGCGCCGGAGGTGGCCCGCACCGGGCTGACCGGCTGGGAGATCGGCACCCTGCCCCGCACCATCGAGCAGGTCCGGGCGGGGTACGCGGTGACCGCGTACCCGGCGCTGGTGGACGAGGGGACCACGGTCGGGGTGCGGGTCTTCGACTCCCCGGCCGAGCAGGAGGCCGCGCACTGGGCCGGTACCCGGCGACTGCTGCGGCTGACCGTGCCCTCCCCGGCGAAGTTCCTGGCCGGACGGCTCTCCAACGAGGCGAAGCTGGCCCTGTCCCGCAATCCGCACGGCGGGGTGCAGGCGTTGATCGAGGACGCCACCGGCGCGGCGATCGACAAGCTGATCGGCGATGCCGGCGGGCCGGTCTGGGACCCGGAGGGCTTCGCCGCCCTGCGGGACAAGGTCCGCGCCGGTCTGGTGGACACCGTGACGGAGGTGATGGAGCGGGTCCGGGCGGTGCTGGCCGCCGCGTACGCGGTGCAGCAGCGGCTCGGCGCGACGAGGAACCTGGCCGTGGTGGCCGCCCTGGCCGACATCCGCAACCAGCTCACCGGGCTGGTGCACGCCGGTTTCATCACCGAGGTCGGCTACGCCCGACTGTCCGATCTGCTGCGCTACCTGACCGCCATCGAGCGGCGGCTGGACCGGCTGCCCGGCAATCCGCCCCGGGACAAGCAGTTGCAGGACCGGATCGCGGTGGTGCAGCGGGAGTACGACGAGATGCTCGCCGCCCTCCCGCCGGCCCGACGCGGTTCCGTGGCGGTGCGGCAGATCCGCTGGATGATCGAGGAGCTGCGGGTCAGCGTCTTCGCGCAGGCCCTGGGCACCCCGTACCCGATCTCGGAGCAGCGCATCTACCGGGCCATGGACGAGGCAGAGGGGCGCTGA
- a CDS encoding LysR family transcriptional regulator has translation MQVQLHQLKYFVAVAEVRHFTQAADVVGITQPSLSKQIHALEATLGAPLFERVRGNITLTAAGEVLLPLAKRILADVETATREVQELVGLRRGRVRLGATPSLATSLAPPVLRRFRDVHPTVDLRVEEGGSQDLVRELLRGALDLALIIMPAQGTDPGLRADPILTESLVVASVDPLPTAYPGADLRITDLRDQPLVMFREGYDLRDATLQACRNAGFEPTLSVDGGEMDAVLSFVEAGLGIALVPGIVVARRPGIRVTRLAPPGVRRTIAVARRRDVVPTHAGRELRRILLDYVQTATTASELPPGVEPLT, from the coding sequence ATCCAGGTGCAGCTCCATCAGCTCAAGTACTTCGTTGCGGTGGCCGAAGTACGACATTTCACCCAGGCGGCCGATGTCGTCGGCATCACCCAACCCTCGTTGAGTAAGCAAATTCACGCCCTGGAAGCCACCCTCGGCGCCCCCCTGTTCGAGCGGGTAAGGGGCAACATCACTCTCACCGCGGCCGGCGAGGTGCTGCTGCCCCTGGCCAAGCGGATCCTCGCCGACGTGGAGACCGCCACCCGGGAGGTGCAGGAGCTGGTCGGGCTGCGCCGGGGGCGGGTCCGCCTGGGGGCCACCCCCAGCCTGGCCACCTCGCTGGCCCCCCCGGTGCTGCGCCGCTTCCGTGACGTCCACCCCACGGTCGACCTGCGGGTCGAGGAGGGCGGATCGCAGGACCTCGTCCGGGAACTGCTCCGGGGGGCGCTGGACCTGGCACTGATCATCATGCCCGCCCAGGGCACCGATCCCGGGCTGCGCGCCGACCCGATCCTGACCGAGAGCCTGGTGGTCGCCTCGGTCGACCCCCTGCCGACCGCCTACCCCGGGGCCGACCTACGCATCACCGACCTGCGGGATCAGCCGCTGGTGATGTTCCGCGAGGGCTACGACCTGCGGGACGCCACCCTCCAGGCCTGTCGCAACGCCGGTTTCGAGCCGACCCTGTCGGTCGACGGCGGGGAGATGGACGCCGTACTCAGCTTCGTCGAGGCCGGGCTGGGGATCGCTCTGGTCCCCGGCATCGTGGTGGCCCGCCGCCCCGGCATCCGGGTCACCCGACTGGCCCCACCCGGGGTGCGCCGCACCATCGCGGTGGCCCGCCGCCGCGACGTGGTGCCCACCCACGCCGGGCGCGAACTGCGCCGCATCCTGCTCGACTACGTGCAGACCGCCACCACCGCCAGCGAACTCCCGCCCGGGGTCGAGCCGTTGACCTGA